In the Brachyhypopomus gauderio isolate BG-103 chromosome 4, BGAUD_0.2, whole genome shotgun sequence genome, one interval contains:
- the LOC143511740 gene encoding protein NYNRIN-like, whose translation MADGMLQGPTHECVAEAAKAAKWRPDLEGELIPGAENMWTDGCGFRGKNGIVQSGFAVVMEAQGEQDEFCTVHSEKPEGLQSAQRAELLAVIAALRLGENRHINIFTDSAYVVGVAHVELGQWERAGYTTPGGKPIKYQEDMKELAAALMLPTRVAIIKCKGHQKGNSLIERGNEAADAAAKKAAGYKIDGLQMVCREEEEWSSLPTGRELFELQEKCSPEEKTAWVDKGGRKGEEVWVGPNGRPILPGKLVNTVLTGAHGVAHVGRKQMKENLKYWWHPYLSDIIVEWTKNCEICNVHNSGPTLKPGPGKFPGPREPGEKIQIDYTDMIIPIRGQRYLLVVVDKFSGWVEAFPTRAEDSKSVCKALINHWIPHNGFPKIIESDNGTHFTSKELKFVEQSLGLRHKYGTVYHPQSQGKVERMNANIKNKLVKVCAQTGMNWQEALCNPCPGLHLPLVLLSIRSSVNSATGFTPFELMTGRSFPGPHNALAKLNISAARSHKEYFKELKAICEAFSVQVRGEEPDLTPRPDLPVTEWVLLKVIKRKWSEPRWTGPFKVTERTSHAVRLKGKGDTWFHLSQCRASEPPIQRAEIRSSITYGS comes from the exons ATGGCAGACGGAATGTTGCAGGGTCCAACACATGAGTGTGTGGCAGAAGCAGCAAAGGCAGCAAAATGGAGACCAGATTTAGAGGGAGAACTGATTCCAGGAGCTGAAAATATGTGGACGGATGGATGTGGTTTTAGAGGTAAGAATGGGATAGTACAGTCAGGATTTGCAGTTGTAATGGAAGCACAGGGTGAGCAAGATGAGTTCTGCACGGTACATTCAGAAAAACCTGAGGGCTTACAATCAGCACAGAGAGCAGAGCTATTAGCAGTCATAGCGGCTCTGAGGCTGGGAGAGAACAGGCACATAAATATCTTCACTGACTCAGCTTACGTAGTGGGGGTGGCACACGTAGAGCTAGGACAGTGGGAGAGAGCAGGATACACAACACCAGGGGGAAAACCTATTAAATATCAGGAAGACATGAAAGAACTTGCAGCAGCTCTCATGTTGCCAACAAGAGTAGCAATAATTAAATGTAAGGGTCATCAGAAGGGAAATAGTCTGATTGAGAGAGGAAATGAAGCTGCGGATGCAGCAGCAAAAAAGGCAGCAGGTTATAAGATTGATGGGCTACAAATGGTAtgcagggaggaggaggagtggtcTTCTCTTCCCACAGGCAGAGAGCTATTTGAGTTACAAGAGAAATGCAGCCCAGAAGAAAAGACCGCGTGGGTCGACAAGGGAGGAAGAAAAGGTGAAGAAGTTTGGGTAGGACCAAACGGCAGACCCATTCTCCCAGGAAAATTAGTTAATACAGTACTCACAGGAGCACACGGGGTAGCACATGTAGGCAGGAAGCAGATGAAGGAGAATTTAAAATATTGGTGGCACCCATACCTCAGTGACATAATAGTAGAGTGGACAAAAAACTGTGAAATATGTAATGTACATAACAGTGGCCCGACTCTGAAGCCGGGACCAGGTAAGTTTCCTGGTCCTAGAGAACCAGGAGAAAAGATCCAGATTGATTACACTGACATGATAATACCGATTAGAGGTCAAAGGTATTTGTTAGTTGTAGTGGATAAATTCTCAGGTTGGGTAGAGGCATTTCCCACCAGAGCAGAAGACTCTAAGTCTGTCTGTAAAGCTTTGATAAATCATTGGATACCACATAACGGTTTCCCAAAAATAATTGAATCAGATAATGGCACTCATTTCACAAGTAAAGAGTTAAAATTTGTAGAACAGAGCCTGGGGCTCAGGCATAAGTACGGAACGGTTTACCATCCCCAATCGCAGGGTAAAGTAGAAAGGATGAATGCTAACATAAAGAATAAATTGGTAAAAGTATGTGCACAAACAGGAATGAATTGGCAGGAAGCCCTGTGTAACCCGTGT CCTGGGTTACACCTGCCACTAGTGTTATTAAGTATAAGATCTTCAGTAAATTCTGCAACTGGATTCACTCCATTTGAGCTCATGACAGGAAGGAGTTTTCCGGGGCCCCACAACGCGCTTGCGAAGCTAAACATATCGGCGGCCAGATCACATAAGGAATATTTCAAAGAACTAAAAGCTATTTGTGAAGctttttctgtgcaggtgcgaGGAGAGGAGCCAGACTTGACGCCTCGACCGGACCTGCCTGTGACTGAGTGGGTTCTTCTGAAAGTCATCAAAAGGAAGTGGTCGGAGCCCAGGTGGACCGGTCCATTCAAAGTGACTGAGAGGACTTCACACGCCGTTCGATTGAAGGGGAAAGGAGACACGTGGTTCCATCTCAGCCAGTGCAGAGCATCAGAACCACCCATCCAGCGCGCCGAGATACGGAGCTCTATAACCTACGGGTCATAA